The Henckelia pumila isolate YLH828 chromosome 2, ASM3356847v2, whole genome shotgun sequence genome includes a window with the following:
- the LOC140884200 gene encoding uncharacterized protein: MSMLSKLRCITLDVTGTLMAYKGELGDYYCMAAKSVGLPCPDYKRVHEGFKLAYTEMARKHPCFGFAEKIPNIVWWKTCVRNSFVQAGYEYDEETFEKIFRRIYSTFGSSAPYTIFPDSQPFLRWVRGKGITVGIVSNAEYRYQDVILPALGLHQGSEWDFGVFSGLEGVEKPDPRMYQIALERAGNIAPEDVLHVGDSMRKDYLPAKSIGMHALLLDRFKIPDAEIWRKSGATVLPDLVAVQKWLSSEEQVCQ, translated from the exons ATGTCCATGCTGTCAAAGTTACGCTGCATCACGCTGGATGTTACTGGCACACTAATGGCTTACAAGGGAGAACTTGGTGATTACTATTGTATGGCAGCAAAGTCAGTTGGACTTCCATGTCCTGACTATAAACGAGTACACGAGGGCTTTAAACTTGCTTATACAGAGATGGCAAGGAAACATCCATGTTTCGGATTTGCTGAAAAGATACCCAATATTGTTTGGTGGAAGACGTGTGTGCGTAATTCTTTTGTCCAG GCTGGATACGAATATGATGAAGAGACATTCGAGAAGATTTTCAGACGTATATATTCAACCTTTGGTTCCTCTGCGCCTTATACAATCTTCCCAGATTCACAACCATTCCTAAGATGGGTTCGAGGGAAGGGTATAACTGTTGGAATTGTTAGCAATGCAGAGTATCGATATCAGGATGTTATACTTCCTGCGTTGGGTTTACATCAG GGATCCGAGTGGGACTTTGGTGTGTTCTCAGGTCTCGAAGGTGTTGAGAAACCAGATCCAAGAATGTATCAGATAGCACTGGAGAGGGCTGGAAATATAGCTCCCGAAGATGTTCTTCATGTTGGAGACAGTATGCGCAAGGACTATTTGCCTGCGAAGAGCATAGGAATGCACGCCCTATTGCTAGATCGGTTTAAGATACCAGATGCAGAAATTTGGAGGAAATCTGGTGCTACAGTTCTACCTGACTTGGTGGCGGTGCAAAAATGGCTTTCTTCTGAGGAACAGGTTTGTCAGTGA